In a genomic window of Hevea brasiliensis isolate MT/VB/25A 57/8 unplaced genomic scaffold, ASM3005281v1 Scaf44, whole genome shotgun sequence:
- the LOC131177395 gene encoding LOW QUALITY PROTEIN: uncharacterized mitochondrial protein AtMg00530 (The sequence of the model RefSeq protein was modified relative to this genomic sequence to represent the inferred CDS: inserted 1 base in 1 codon): MCIAGIRIELRSGLIIAGGPTTFDELSQRATGSRANLIERHAYANVADRSRRPPKGSKDKGKKEGLSGLWGIPFLFFLLLLISHREQLLLVQGHQMRDLPPTPRNRSSGRLPSTHLSIYXKSLPRGEQKLQDEYVLDSRIHSRPDPPWNFRNLQKHSRRGLVMIFSKIKRC; this comes from the exons ATGTGTATTGCGGGAATCCGCATTGAATTGCGCTCGGGCTTGATTATTGCTGGAGGCCCTACTACTTTCGATGAACTCTCTCAACGTGCTACTGGAAGCAGGGCAAACCTGATTGAACGGCACGCATATGCTAATGTCGCAGATAGAAGTCGGAGACCTCCTAAAGGTAGCAAAGACAAAGGGAAGAAAGAAG gcTTATCCGGGCTCTGGGGCATCCCTTTCCTCTTCTTTCTTTTGCTGCTGATCTCACATCGAGAGCAGCTCCTTCTTGTTCAGGGTCATCAGATGAGAGATCTTCCTCCGACTCCGAGAAATCGGTCAAGCGGGAGGCTACCCTCGACTCACCTCTCTATCT AAAAATCCCTCCCCAGAGGAGAGCAGAAGCTCCAGGATGAGTATGTCCTGGATTCCCGGATTCATTCTCGTCCTGATCCACCATGGAATTTTCGGAATCTACAAAAACATTCTAGGAGAGGGCTCGTAATGATCTTCTCAAAGATCAAAAGGTGCTGA